The DNA sequence aaccctctTCAGTCTGGCAGAGCCACTTGGCCACGCTGCCTTTCAAAAGGAATGGGCCACACTAAGTGCTTGGCTATGGTGCCTCTGACCTAGACTACACTCTGCTTggaggggaacagaacaaggaatCTTGATTCCCAACAGCCCAGTGAATCTGCAGATTAACCGCTGAGTTCTGGGCCACTACAGGGGAGGCCTTTGAAGCAACCAACATGTAAAATTTGATTGTAAGTGCCTTGGGGAGGCACTGGCTAGTCATGtgcctgtacagcacctaggactGCAGCCCCTAGGAGCTACTGCAACTCCACAGCTAACTAACAGCCAGGACCCAGGCTAGTGGGCACTGCTATGATGAAGGCAAATGCAGCTCTGGAGTAAAAGGGCAAAGGCTCACGCAGGCCTGCTCCCTTCTCTAGGAGTGGGAAATCCTCATTCCTCTTCTCAGCCGCACTGACAAATCCTGCAGCCTGCCTAGGCGGagttgggaagagggaggagcacaAACAGGACTCCAAACTGCCCCCAGCTGATTGGTTTGTATTTAGGGCCCACCGTCAGCCAAACAGCCGGACACACAGCTATTGCTCCAGGCTGGCACAAGCCAGGCTCAGCTCCTGGGCCCTGCAGCTGCACGGccactccctgctcccacccGGGACAGCTGTGCTAAGCATAGTGGCTTTAAGGCTGTGATGTCTGGTGTGGGGGCCCTGGGGCAGAGGGAATGGCCTAGAACCCTCTAACAGCCAGgccccctctgcacagcaagGGAAGGACCCTGGGCGCTTTCCAGCCATTCCTCTGGATCTAACTCTGTGGCAGGTACTTTCCAGCTTTAGCAGCAGGCGTGGCTTGCGGGAGGGGGTGACGCAGGTGCCAGGAGGGAAGTGCCCCTCCAGTCTGGTCTGAGGCTCCCAGTCTCTTGCTGGCCTTGGAGAAGATAGGCCGTGTGCTGGGAAAGCTGGTTTGCAGCAGCAGATGCCCCCACTGCCTGGCCTGCAGCACTGAGAGCCCAGGGGCCCAGGACGGAGCCTGATGCAGCATGGCACAGCTGGCTGCCCTGGACCCGCAGCCTCTGCACCCACGGATAATCCCACACTGGCTGCACAGCAGGGAGACCACCTCTCATGTAGCCACAACCCCCATGGCCAGCAAGTGAcctgccccagctgctccccagcccccttcaCTTCTGTGCAGCACTGGACACACTCACAGAAAGCACAGGGTGTAAATCCCTCCCTGGCCTACGACCTGCACACGGTGCCCCACACAGAGACCACGAGGGGAGCCAACGCCAGCTTCTTTTATTCAGGGCGGGGGGCAGACACGTTTGCAGCACTCAGAAGAATaaacccccacacctccagcctcATCTACAGCCCTTGGCTGGACAGGTTCCAGCCCACACACCCTGCAGGGCAAAGCCCCACTCCATCTAGGGGCCTGGCTCTCCCAAGGCAAGGATCACAGGGGACTGGAGGAGACGCTGCCCTACGGGGCTCCCCCTTCCACGTCGctgccccttgcccctccccGATTCAGAGCTCATCCTCTCTGCCTCGAGTAAAGGGGGCTGGGGTAACCCCTGCCCAGTGCAGGCAGATGCTGCCAGGAATGGGGTCTGGCCCCAGGCTCtgatcccagcccctgctcccctcagcaGCCAAGCATTCCCTGCTGAGAGGCATTGGGAAGGTCCCCTCCATGGGTCCAGAAACGCCCAGCCACAGGCCCAGTAGTGGCCTGCAGGTGTCTGTGTAGCTGAGCAGCCCTCTCCCTCTACCCTCCGCCCCCGCGCAGAGAGAGGGGGGCGCCGCCGCTGGCTATGGCTATTTGATgtggtggtggaactggatcacGGCTTTCTCCTGGTCATGGGTCTCGATGGCTCCAGGCCGGATTCTCCGGATCTCATGGATGGCGTCAACCCCAGTGATTTTCTGGGCCTTCACCAGGTAACAGGCCAGCATGGTTCCCGTCCTGCcaaatcccagcatgcagtgcactGCCACAGCCTGAGGGAACAGCACACGGCAAAGTTAGACCCGGCCTGGTACCTTCACCCCCACTCACATCTCGCCACCTGGGAGCAGGTAAATGTCCCCGCACAGAGCAGGAGAGGCCTGCCCCCATCTCCGGGActgagtggcagagctgggtgtcccCAGCGTGAGTGCCCTGGCTGGCCCGGTAGTCAGAAGCCCTGGTTGTGCTGCGGGGAGAGATGCCATGAGGCTAAAGGAGTATTACTGCCCTCTGCTCACCCAGCACCAGGCACTCCTCTGGGTTGACATCAGCAGTGGGAAATACccaggggctggcaggctcctctCCTGCCCTAGCATTTTTCTCAGCATAAGCCACGTTCACAGTGACGGCTCCTCGGGTGTCTGGACTACAGGCTTCCATGATGGGCAGTCAGGCCCCAGAAGGCGTGGCAGGGTGGAAATGGTGCAGTGCCCTCAGAATCCACGCTGAGCACTGGCGCAGAACAGCACTTGGCCCTGCCCcactggagtggggaggggaggggtaagGAGCTGTAAGATCTGCCCCACCCCGGCCAGCTTCAGAGTTGGGGTGACTCTGGGAAATCCCCCCGCATCCTTGGTGACATTTGAGAACCTGCTGCGCCTGGGCCCTCCAAGGCGGTTACAGGCTGCTCAcagagagctgcagggggctgttatacgccagccctgtgcccccaggCAGAGATTTGCTGTGGCACAGGCAATGCCAGTCCTCGTGTTTGTGGGTCTGTGGGGCCACGGAAAGCCCTGTTATTGTCCCCACGGCAAAACCCACACCACCAActcctgcctcctcctgggagcTAGCCAGCATTCAGccctgccctctactggatggaatcagaatggCATAGCCATGTGTCTCTGGCCCCACACTGCCTACAGCGCAGGTGGCTAGAGCCTGGACCTCGAGCTGGGTCCCATACCAGCCAGCACTGGGAAGCTCCCATGGCCACAGTGGGAGGCACAACGACCCCAGCTCTAGGGACCAGGGCTGGTCCCATCGCTAAGTGGAGGGGCAGGCCCAGAGGGGACACGCCCGAGCTGGGTTACAGAACAATGCATGAGCAGCCCCACCAGGAAGGGGGAACTCCAGCACTGCTGGCTCAGACCTTGGCCCTTTCTCCTGGGACCTGCCCCAGAGCAGCAATCCCCGCCCGCAGGCCCAGAGCCTTTCATGCTGCTCCGGGCAGAGTTTGGGCTTGAAGCAGAGGTCTGCTCGGGCCCAGTTTTAAAGACCAACCTGAACCCTCCCCAGGCACAGCCGATCCAAACCCGCCCCAAGCGTCCAGTCCTTTTCAGACCTACCCCGAACCTGACACTTCCTCCCCGTTCCAACACCACAGCCTCGTCCTTGGGGCTCAACCTGGTggggggctcccagctccccacgcCCTGTGCCCGCAACCTGTCTCTGGCCACAGCTGCGTTATTTGGAGTTGCTGCATCTCCTCAGTGCACTCACTCCGCAGCACATGCAGCGCGGCGAGGGGGCGGCCGGCGAGAGCAGCGCACGCAGGGCGGCGAGGGGGCGGCCGGCGAGAGCAGCGCACGCAGGGCGGCGAGGGGGCGGCCGGCGAGAGCAGCGCACGCAGCGCGGCGAGGGGGCGGCCGGCGAGAGCAGCGCACGCAGCGCGGCGAGGGGGCGGCCGGCGAGAGCAGCGCACGCAGCGCGGCGAGGGGGCGGCCGGCGAGAGCAGCGCACGCAGCGCGGCGAGGGGGCGGCCGGCGAGAGCAGGGCACGCAGCCACTGTCGTGCCAACCCCACAGGCAGGGAGAGGTGATAAGAGCTGACCTGAGCCCCAAAGGGTCGGGTTGTTTTCAGACCCGAGCCCAACTCCTGGTTGGGTCCCAGCAGGTTGCTGGGCTCTAGCAGGAAGGGAAGCACACAGGGAGAGTGCAGGCACTTCCTGGGCATCACAGCCACATGGCGCTCTCAGACCAACAGCCAATCAGGCTGCagaggtgtgtatgtgtgcggGGAGAGGTTACGGACAGGCCACACCTCGCCCTTGGTGCTGGCATCCTCCACGATCTGCAGGAAGTGCTTGATCTGCTCCAGCGACGGGGCACAGAAGTCCTGGATGCGGAGGCGATGGAGCTTGATGCCAGGGCAGGTGTCGTGGTAGGGTGGGCTGCGGTCGGTCAGTGACACCAGGTGCCGGATGCCATGCTCATGCATGTACTGGTAGTGTGCAGGCTGCCGTGGCATGGCCAGCCCTGCCAGCTTGCCGGACACCACCCAGGAGAAGTTTGGAGGGACGGCCGACGCCATCGGTGCTGCAGGCAGACACAGCAGCATGTTAGAAAGCGCACTGTGGGGGCACACCCTGTTCCTAGCACCCTGCTGCCCCTATGCCCCCATCTCCAACCTGGCCCAGGGCCTCCCTCCATCACCATCCCTGGTTCCAACCTGGCCCTCACAGCTTCATCCCCATGGCCCCAAAGGCTCCAACCCTTGCTGCTCTagggcagcagaggggagggggaaggtggcaCCATCCACTCCACGTGCTCTGCAGCCCATGCATTAACTGCCTGACAATGGGGCCAGACACTTACATGGTggcacctgccctgccccacgaGTCCAAcactggctccagctgctggagctggcacAGCTGAAACACACGCGGGGCGGCAGTGGGAGGGCTAGAGACACAAGCCAGGGCTGCCGAGTGAAGAGCACAGCCCGACccaaggctgcagcctggggcttgtCGACCTGTCATTctatggggctgggtggggagctgccatcaCCCCAGCTCCCGGCCTCCCTGGCAGGTCCACTTGCAGTCACTACGCTGTCTAAGCTTGCGCAGGATTAAGGGGCACagtgctgataaattggagaggggtcagagaagagccacaggaatgacTGATAGGTTAGAAAACCTACCCGACAGCGAGAGtccaggagctcagtctatttaaccaagagaaggtgaaggggagaCTTGATCACGGTCTGTAAGTACCTAAATgaggaacaaacatttaataacgggctcttcaatccagcagtGAAAGGTAAAACACGACCCAAGGGCtacaagttgaagctagacaaattgtgATGGGAAAGAAGGCGTGCATGTGTCCCAGCGAtgggaattaaccattggaaccatttACCAAGGTCATGGTGGTGGAGtgtccatcactggccatttttagaTCATGATTGGATGTTTCCCTAAcagctctgctccaggaattatttcaggccaggtctctggcctgtgttatccaggggGTCGAACTACATGATCACCATGGTACCTTCTAGCCTGGGAAACTATGAAACAAAAGGGTTCCACTCTCTCAGTCACGTGGCAGCCCCAGCAGtgccaggaggggagggagggctctggAGGCAGAGAGCTGTGTGCCGACTCCTGCACGACTCCAAATGGGTCTGGCCGCTCCCCATCCCTTCGAGACTGGAGTCAAGAGGAGCTGGCTGTGCAGAGCCCAGACAGTGCAGCCACCAGCCCCGGGCCTAACGTACTCTGTCCCCAGAGTGCCGGGGGTTTGGGgtcagggtagggtgaccagatagaaagtgtgaaaaatcgggatgggaggtgggggggtaataggcgcctatataagaaatattgggactgtccctataaaattgggacatctggtcaccctaagtcagtGGAGAGGACATGGTCCAGCCCACTGCAGAGCCCTCCTGTGCCCCCCCGCTCACTGACCCAGGTCGGGCCTAGCTGCCCCCAGAACAAACTCCCTAGGGCCATGAAGCAGAGCCCAAATCCCAGAATGCACCTGGCAGCCACAACAAGAATCCTGCTCCATAGAGGAGTTGGGATAAATTCCCGTGGCCCCCCCCTTGGGCTGGGCAGATCCATGAACACCTCTTCATTGGGGaacagggcctgggccagagtgCGCTGTGGATTCAGGGCCCTATTCATATCCCCGCACCTGCTAAGGGGGTGCTAAGGCTGAAGCGCTGGGTCCCCTGGCAGGCCTGAGGCATTGTGGGATTGCTAGATGCCCTTCCAAGCCTGAGACGTCCCTTTTCCCAGAGGCACGTGATCTCTGGGAGGTGGAAGAAGATGGCAGGGTGTATCAGAGCTGCTCCCATCACAGGCTGGCCCCAGAAAAAGCAGGATTATCTGCTCGGGGTTCAGATGGTAACAGACAAGGGAGAGCAAGGTGCCCAGCCCTCGGGCAGCACCAATCCCCTGGCAGTCTGGCAGCACTGTGCAGATGCCAGCACCTGTCAGAGCTGTGATCTCTCCTGGCTCTCCCTCGAGGAAGTGGCTGGCGATTCTGCGTTCCTTCCTGCTGCCCTCACCTCACCCGGGCAGTGCACGGCCACCTGGAAACTCCAGCCTCAGCCACCCGGGGTCCCCAAGGCACCCACAGTCACTGGGCAGTTCTGTAGGGTTAGTTCCCAACCACTCTGAATCTTGGTACCCCCGGGTGAGATGGGGATCAAACCATGCTTCTGGCTGGGGTGTTGGGAGAAGGAGCCACTGAAGACAGATTTTTGAAAGAGCTCTCCATGcagcagttccccccccccccccccaccttccccacatGCACCCACGGATCCCGGGCACTTTGACATCCTGCTTTTTCCTGTTTGCTCCTTGTGTGTGTCTGGGGCTCAGATCCTGCAGTGACAAGGGCCAGAGGAAAGctatcctgccccaccccatcagTCTAATCCTGAGGCACAGAAATGGAGCCCTGGTCATTTAAACCCTGCTCATTGTCTCTTCTCTAGGGAAATGATGGATGCTTTTTGGAATCAGATTAAACTGGGGGAGAAGAGCCCTAATTTAGTGCAACACCCATTTCATTTTAGCTGCCCCACAGAAGACGCTCACCCCAGGGATCCAGCAGCCTGGAACACAGCCCCAGGACACACCTGAACTACAGGTGCCACCGAACTGTCACTAGCCATTTCCTGACAACTGCACAATGTTCACATTTCAGCCCGCCGTGCATGGGGAGAGCTTCAATTTCAGTGTTCAGTTCCTGAGGGTGGGCGGAGTGGGTGAAAAAGACACCCAGACTCCCTGCACCAGACTCTCGGGTACATCTCTGCCTGCCTCAGAGCACCAGTACCCCCGGCCGGGCCACACAATGACCTGGCCTTCACTGACCTCCAGGGAGCTCCCTGGGTGGCTGCACCCTGCACACACTTAACATCACAAGGGAAGGTGTTGGTGAATCGATAACATTCTGGCACTATAGCTCCTCAGGCCAAGCAGAGCATCTGTTTCACACCGAGTATCACGGGTAAGCCAGCAGCGAGTCCCAGACCCAATATCAAACATTTTCACAGTATAATTGCTGAGAGAATCATTTTCATCAAGCTCTCATAATAATTATTTAGCCTGTACATTTTGGGTAAATCTTAGAAAATGTCATCTTAGCCCCATGGCTGTGCCCTGCCCAGGTAACATTATAACAGACATTTAACCCTTTAAAACTCTTGCTAATTGCTTGCTGCAATAATATCATGTGTCGGTGACTTCTGCAGGGTAACTGTAAAAGGGgtttgctgccttattttgtaTTATAGGAGGGGAATAAGGAGAAGACTTATCAGTCTCCTCTGCTCACCTTTCAAATCTCTCCACAAAACCTCTAgcctagtggttctcaaacttttgtattgatgacccctttcacacagcaatcctcggagtgtgacccccccttataaattaaaaacacttttttttacatttaacaccattataaatgctggaggcaaagcagggtttgggggtggatgCTACCAGCTCgtaacccccccatgtaataaactTGCGAGCCCCTGaagggtcatgacccccagtttgagaacccctgctctaactactgcAGCCCCGCCAGGACTTTCTGTGCCTGTGCTAACTGCAGTGGTCAGGGGAGGGCTCTATCGCACCATCCACTCACTCACATagcagctggggaaggagatGTTTTCCACGTTCCTTGCTCAATGCCGCCCAacacagatctgctctaggaattatttgggggcagttcactggcctgtgttatacagggcatcagactagatgatcacaaaggtcccttctggacttggcTCTACGACCACAGAATTCAGCCTCTGGCACCTGCAGCCCGTGGCGATGCCTGGACAATGCAGGGATGGCGTCCCCAGGCAGTGATCCTGGCGCTGGGTGGGCAATGGGACACACTGGGTTTCAAAGTCTGCTCCTAACTATGCAGTATCTGCAAGGATCAGGACAGCCCGGGACACTCCCTCagcatttcagagtagcagccatgttagtctgtatccgcaaaaagaacaggagtacttgtggcaccttagagagtccacgaaagcttatgctctaataaatttgttagtctctaaggtgccacaagtactcctgttccctcAGCATTGTGAACCCGCTGGCTGGCGGTTTGATGCAGGCCAATGAGACAGGAGGCTGTAAGGGGTGATGCCTAGTGGGGGATGGGTACCCCCGAGCGTGCAGTGGagggctgagcctggcacagCTGGCATTTCCCAGCCTCGCACCCACACACTCTCCATCCGGCACTTGCACCCCCTTAGCTCAGCACCCCCTGAGCAGGGCAAAGGGCTGAGCCAAGTCCAGCTGGCACCCCCAAGCTAGCACAGCCCCCCAAACTGGcatccaccccccagccaggaccCACAGCTCCTCCAGTCCAGCACAGCTGGCATCCCAGCCTGGCACCCATAGGCCCGAGCCTGGCACAGCCAGCCGGCACAGCTatcagctccagcctggccccccccCCTGAGTCCCGCAGCCCCCTGGGCCCGGGCCCCCCCGCGTCTCACCCTCCCAGGCCGGGCTGCAGCAGGCGGAGGCCGCGGCCGCTCTCGGGGCCCAGCCCCTGAAGCCGGCCCGGCTGGTGCGCACTGCGCACGCGTTCTCCGCAGCccgccggcgggagccccggccgcgcggggcctgggcctgggcctggccgGCCTCGATCCGTCCCCCGCTGCCGCCAACGCGTGACCTGGGGCCGTGCGGTGGGAGCCGCCGGTGTCTGGCTCCCGGGAACCGGGGGAGGCGTCAGGCTGCTGCGAGCCCCGGAGCCCCGCGGCggcgctggctggggaggggggaactgggAAATGGCTGCGACTTGCCAGCGCTGGGGGTCTGGGCCGTATCGCTGATCGCCGGGGGGAGGCTCCGACAGAGGCTGGGAAAATGGCTTGGTTATGATTGAATCAGAACCCAGTTATCTAGCCTGCAACTAGTGGGACAGGCGAGACTGTGCCTAGCAGCGAACCGCTCCCTGCTGCGCCCACGCAGGGCCTGAGCAGCCGGAGTTCTGGGGCAGTAAGCAAGCAATGGCTGTGGCAAGAAAAGCCCCCCAGAAACTCCACGTAAATGAAGCCGCTACGAGGCTGaagcaggaggagaaggaaggtaGCATAATAACAGCCACTGAGCATGTTACAAAAGGAGTCAGTATCATTCTTGTCACtttacagatgcagaaactgaggcacagagaagggaagcgacttgcccaaggtcacatagcaggcTACTGGCAGAGCCAGATAAGAACCCCTCCTCTCTGGAGTCCCAGGCCAGAGCTGTCTCCATCAGGCTAGCACTGTTTGTAGTGTGCATGACTCTTAtagttatttttctgttttctaagTACAGTAATTCAGTTAACTCTGTAAAGGGATCCCTGCAGCCTGACTGAAGGGCTCCTGCCTGGAAGACACACCTCCATGCTGCCAttaaattaattcaaactggaaatgttACCCAGCATGtgcttgctctctctccccccttccatGATCTAACCCCTGTAAATATCCGCCTCTGTACACAGGGGACTGGTGCACTCTTCTGTCACACAGCCTCCTCTCAGGGCCTCCTGAATATCTGATATTGATGTTAAAACCACTCTGAGATGCAGAGAGCACCTCACTACTCTCACAGTGACAGGCGCAGGCTCAGGCAGCGTCGCTGTGTTGGTTACACTCAAGTGAGGTTTAtgcttttctttgcagccatgaAGGCTAGTAACTGCCTTTGTTCCAAGGAAAGCTGTGATCGCAGGCCATGAGGAACAGGGCTCTAGGCAGAGGCCTCTAATTcatcccgggggggggaggaggagaggagaattcCTGTGGTGGTGGCTGGGAAGTGCTGTGGACTCTGGTGTGCAGGGTTGGTGTATTTGTGGGGATCACGGATGGATTCACAAAGGTTGCTTGTGCAGAGTGTGTGAaccaattttattattttaaatttgcatatgcaaatattgTGCATTCACACTGGGATTTTCACAGGCGACTGAAACTCTCTCAGGCTTCTTTGGGAATCCCAGGCTAATTTCCCTAGGAACATCTGAAAACATTTTCACCAATAAATGAACAGCCTCCCAAATCCCTGCAAAACAATGAATAACCGGCccgtcatttcattaatagaaaatgatatgcacaaattttgttatcccaaatgaagttcccaagcacttcaaacacactggtgtaaataaaacaataaaacaagtttattaactacaatttGAAGTGACTACAAGtagtgaggcataaaagtcagaattggttacaaagaaataaagggcaaaacacaaactaatacctaatttaacaagctaagcAAATTCAAAGTGAAACTCTCTCTCATCATATTTTCcctacagtcttactggctgaatctTCCAGCCAGGATCTCTCTCCCTCATCCAgtaatgcttcctttgtctttcaagtgtTGTCAATGAGTATGGATGAAGGGAGAGATGATTTGTGTCCTCTCTTCTCATTTCTTatagttattttcctttttaaaagtcatctccagctgaggttcggGAGCAGAAAGTCTGTTTGCATGGGAAGGCCCAGCTGTTcctttgccaagatgtaaatttcccactcacacccttcttcctgccaaagaatgtcGGCTTAatcaggtgatagtccatttgttTATGTTGGCACCTGGCCGAgacatcagtttgccttttgtctctgaggaactggtttgagCCTGattttctaaacttggaacatgtctcagCAGTGTCATACAGTATAATCTTatgactttacatacaatgttgtcacacatattttaccaggacagtaatgaccagcaaattatgagttttcaaatgatacctcaaaagtcgtattttgtacaaaatgtatcatagtcttgtaaaagtggtgaacataaggGTACAGACTGTAAcaccttctttgacagggtaacaagccttgtggattgggggaagcagtagatatgatatatcttgatattagaaaggcttttgatactgtctcgcatgagcttctcataaacaaactagggagagaGCCTAAACACTACTATAAACTGgatgcataactgattggaaaaccatacttagagagtagttgtcaatggttcacagtcaagctgaggtcccacagagatctgtcctgggtcttACTCTATTCAAtagcttcataaatgatttggataatggcacagagagtacattTAAAgatgtggatgataccaagctgggttgcatgcactttggaggacaggattagaattcaaaatgatcaggacaaactggag is a window from the Malaclemys terrapin pileata isolate rMalTer1 chromosome 21, rMalTer1.hap1, whole genome shotgun sequence genome containing:
- the LOC128827188 gene encoding dual specificity protein phosphatase 23-like; translation: MASAVPPNFSWVVSGKLAGLAMPRQPAHYQYMHEHGIRHLVSLTDRSPPYHDTCPGIKLHRLRIQDFCAPSLEQIKHFLQIVEDASTKGEAVAVHCMLGFGRTGTMLACYLVKAQKITGVDAIHEIRRIRPGAIETHDQEKAVIQFHHHIK